The window TAATGTCCATTATGCGCGTTCTGATGGTTGTCTTAGGTACATCAAACTCCTTAATCCTTAGTTAGTGATAGCGGAACACAAGTCTATTTTGGAGAATACTAGGGCTCCCTTCAATTGGTCAAAAAGATTATCTATTCGAGGTAAATGGTACTTGTTCTTAATTATCACTTTGTTCAATTGCTGGTAGTCGATGGACAGTCTCATTGAcccatcctttttctttacaaacaaGGCATGAGCTCTACAAGGTAACGTACTGGGGCGGATGTAACCTTTTTCTAGCAATTCCTCTAACTGATCTTTTAATTCCTAACAGTTCGTTGGGTGCCATGCGATAAGGAGCTTGAGAGATTGGTGCAGTCCCTGGCACAACTTCAATCGTAAATTCGACTTTCCTTTTTGGTGATAATCCacttaattcttttgaaaatacatcCAAGTATTCACAAACTAGAGGCACCTGACTCAAATCATATTTTGGTGTTTGAGTATCTACCGCTTGTGCCAGGTAGACGACATGCCCTTTCCTCATTAACTTCCTCAACTTGAGTATCAATATGATCCCTGCTAGTGCAACTTTCTTATCGCCTAGGAATTTGACTTCAAACTTCTCGGTATCCTTCAATACTACTTCCTTATTGGAACAATCCAATATCACATGGGTACTTGGTAAGGAAATCCATCCATAAGATTACATCCAACTTGTTGAgctaaaatagaattaaatcAACCTTCATCTTGACATCCTCAATCTTTATTTCACAACCTCTACACACTAGTTCTACTACAACCACTTATTCTGAAGCTGTGCTAATTAATAGCTCACTCTCTAAGGGTTCTACCTTGTGGTTCAAGAACTTAGCATGCGttagagaaataaaagaatgggTAGctctaaaaaatcaaataacgCAAATCATCAACTAGCCTAAAATCACATGAGGACTACTCTTGGCCTCACTCTAAGTCATGGCACATACCTTTCCTTGCGACTTGGGCCTCCCAAGTCTTTTGAGTCCACTAGGCTTGGCTTCTGCTTTATCTAGGCGATAGGGCTGGTTGATTGATTGTGAGATGTGGGTGACCTTGAATCCCCAAATGTCCTGGTTGGCCACAACTAAAGCAAGTCTTTGGAAACCCAACCCTTTCCTCAAAGTTTGAATTTGGTCTATTTGCTGGCCCTCTTGGAGGCACATTCTcaattcttaattttgtaaataacaaTAGTTTTTACTACATACCACTAATTCtactcattttttatttttgaatttttttttgtccataAATCTAATTGATagaattgtttttataatgtttCAAGAATAATTGTTAGGAACCTTGCAGCCATGTGTCTTGATAGCAATCATGATGTGctttaaaattcttttgatcTGTGTTGGAAATTTACCTAATTAAGGATCCTAGGATTATCATCGATGAGTTCCATACATTGAAATCTACGACAATATTTTCCTATCTCACGCGCTAGTACTAACATCTGGATCCCCATAAAAGCTCTCTCACTTCATATGAACAACATATCCATATGATTTTGtagacataaatatatatatatatatatatagcttcCTACTAAAAGCTTGACTTCTTAGTTGCAGAAACTTGGAATGAAAGAGCTTCTTTAGATCTGCCCATAAGAGTTAGGACTGTTGCAGCTATGTGTTCAGATGACAGTCCTGCTTCTTCCATCTGGTCTCCAGGCGATCCATGGTCTATGTATCGATCTGGAAGAACCATACTTCTCAACTGCAAATgcaatgaacaaaaaaaatcccttACCAGTTAAATTAAGATACTTAAATGGACAAAATAGAATGATactacttttgtttttgtttaaggAGAATTGTTAACCTTGAGATGGTGTTGATCTAAAATTCCAGTTACGCTAAGGAAATAGGACACATGAGAACCAAAGCCTCCAATGGAGCCTTCCTCCACAGTTATCAGAATTTCATGTTCTTTTGCCAGTTGCCTTATAAGTTGAGTGTCGAGAGGTTTGCAAAATCTTGCATCTGCCACTGTTGGGGTAATGCCTCTTGTTTTCAGCAATTCTGAAGCTTCAACACATTGTTGAACTATTGAACCATACCCCAATATAGCAACTCTAGTGCCTTCCATCACTATTCTCCCTTTGCCAATCTGTTCAACAGAAGTGAAATCAACAATGAGTTATATTTTACTTTGAGACAGTTACTTTGTAACCTTCTTAATGCTTAGAGTGTTGGTTTATTTCATGCGAACCTCAATTGGAGTCCCTTTGAAGTTAGGAGGAACAACAACTCCAATCCCATTGCCCCTTGGAAACCGAAAACAACTCGGTCTATCGTCTATCTCTGCTGCCGTCGCAACCATGTGTATTAGTTCAGCTTCATCAGCTGGAGCCATGACAATCATGTTCGGCAAACAAGCCATGTATGTTATATCAAATGCTCCACAATGTGTCGGGCCATCAGCACCGACCAAACCAGCTCTATCCATTGCAAAGCGGACAGGTAGTTTCTGAAGGTCTACATCATGCACCACCTAGATTACCATTCCATATAATTAGTAATTAGAACAACACaaaatcatcaatgaaaagtaATCTTTTTCATTACTTGTAAACAACTGTTTGGCTTGACATTCCAAGGGTTTAAAATTGTAGGGTCATAATCTTTCCAAATATACATACCTGATCAAACCCTCTTTGAAGGAAGGATGAGTAAATAGCACAAAATGGCTTGATACCCTCTGTCGCTAAGCCAGCTGCAAACGTAACAGCATGTTGCTCGGCGATCCCGACATCGAAGCAACGTTGTGGGAACTTCTTCTGGAAATAGTTAAGACCAGTTCCACCACCCATGGCAGCATGGATGGCTACAATTTTGTCGTCCAGTTCAGCTTCTTTTATCAGAGATTCAGCAAAGTATTGAGTGTATGAAAGTGTGGGGGATTTTGTCTTGAATTGCTTGCCTGTTTTGGGATCAAACTTGACTACTCCTGGATTATTATAAGATTTGCAAAGAGTTAAGTATTTGAAAGAATCCATGGAAGTAAACAAGATGCTCAATTAGAATAGAGTCTAACCATGCATTTTATCTGCAGCTGCTTCTGCCGGAGGATAGCCCTTCCCTTTTTCTGTAAGGATGTGGATCAATACTGGTCCGGGGGCTGGCATTGATTTCACCTTCTCCAAAATGGTGACCAAATCTCCCACATTGTGTCCATCCACTGGTCCAATATAATACAAGCCTAGCTCCTCGAAAAATGTCGATCCTGAACCACTTATCATGCCTCTCGCGTATTCATCGACTTTGGCTGCAACTCCATGTGTTTGCTTCCCAATTTGTTTGGTGATGGTCTTAAAGGAATGGTATGAAAGTCATTAACATTGATAAACCaaggttttattttgaatgaatttttaaatttataataccGCTTGCCAAATACttgaaaaatcatttcaaatagACTCTAACTTGTTCGTGTTGAcatgaaatataatatcaacGCAATAATGTGTAAGGCGTATGCAATCAATCCTCTAATATTTTACCTTTGCAGCTTCGCGAAGTTTCCGAAACTGTGTACTTGCTTGAAGTTTGGTTAAGGCACTGCTGAGAGCTCCAACAGGAGTAGCAGGGCCATCAAGAGTAGCAGTCGGCAACGAGACTTGCTTGTTGTCATTTAGAATAACGATCATGTTCGTATCGAGATAACCTGCATTATTCATCGCCTCGTATGCTTGGCCTGCTGTCATAGCTCCATCCCCAATCACAGAAATGACGCTGTTCTTCTTTCCCAAAAGGTCTCTTCCAACTGCCATGCCTACATTGTTTTCATCGTGGATCGGGACAAGGATTCATTAAACAGAAGAATAATGTGTCtctcattaaaattaaaccctCTGAAATGGAAAGGGAGTAAATGAGGAGAATATAAGACATACCAAGACCGGCTGATATGCTTGTAGAACTGTGTCCTGCACCAAATGCATCATGAATACTTTCATCCCTTTTTGGAAAGCCAGCCAGCCCTGAAGTTTGCCTTAAAGTATGCATTCTAGACCTTCTTCCAGTGAGAATTTTGTGAGGATATGCCTGTAAAAAACACCATCAAAATGAACTCTAATCCTAAAAATAAACCTCATTATTGTAACATTTTTGTTGGATATGCACCTGATGGCCAACATCCCAAATGATTTTATCGTCTGGAGTGTTGAACACATGATGCAGTGCCACGGCTAGCTCGACAACGCCTAAGCTTGCACTTAAATGACCTCCAGTTTTTGATACGGAGAACACAATTTCTGCTCTAAGCTCTGCTGCTAGCTTCTCAAGATCCTGAAAAAAAGATCtcaaataatcataataagaAGGAACAAAAAATGGCAGAATGCAAGAGAAGTTGACAATGCTCAACAAGAAAGAGAGGTTTACCTGCATTGACAGGTTCTTCATATGAATAGGAAAATTGACAGTGTCCAACAATGGCGTCGCTGGTTTTTCGCCTGAATAGTCAATCTTCaatccatctttttctttatctgGCAAATTCTTTCCTTCTCCATTCGGGCTATTACTCGAAGCTCTCAAACAAAACTGTATGAAGAACCAACAATGATAAAATACTTgctcaaaattaaagaaaaaagaataacacTTTCTAATCTAAGTAACAAAACTCCTTTCAATGAAACCAAACTGGAATAATTCTCAGAATATCCAGGATAAAAACAACAATGCAACAGCAAGGAAAACAAAGGGGATTTTGAACAACCTGTTTGGGGTTTCTAATCTTTAGCCTTGGAGTTTCCAGGAATGGGGAGAAAGTTTGAGTTGGTTTGATGAGAAGCTGAGCCACTGCCATAGCTGATCAAGTTGCAACCAGAAGACAAGGTATCTATAAAATGCATCAAAAACAAAGTAGAAGACAAATATTTATACGTAAAAAAGAAGACTACAAATCAGCTttgaaattaacaaaacaatttATGTCTGGCCCAGAAGCAAaattgtgtttaaatttttgcaTTAGTACTGCCTTAGAGCCGTTATTAACCATGCATCCATGGACTTCAATCATCTTACGCTTTTGCTTCACTTTGAACCTTAAGTCTTCCATTCAAAAATTCAGTTGAACagaaaaaaacttgtttttttcattagtcaagaaagaaataaataaaacttagcTTGCCTTCTAGGTTGATTTATCTTGCAAGACtatgatataaaattataaaataaatagtctTTTCTGCTCTTTggattcataaataaatagtcttttcttttcctgttTGTTCCTaagtttaaaacttttataatttgatacATGATTCCtaactttcattttgaatgatgatgtcatattttttaatcaacactattaatttaatgttcaTTGGGGGAACTAATTTTTATTAGGTGAATAAGACAATATTTTTCCGAcctcatttaaaaatatactttattatattattaaaatcatataaagctaattttaaattactttttagttttttgtttagaaaaaagaatagagtTACATTAACATTCACAGGAGTACATTTTGGAAACCCTATTACACTATTATTACTCCAactatactttttaaattattgctctatattgtttaattataaaacaaatcaaactatttttatcatgcatttttcttcccttcattttttcaatataatttactactaataaattatttaggttttttcaataatattttttctttttttttttttgttgagaatTGAGCTCAAACTATTTtcacagtttttttttttaaaaaatattaatgatcatgtttcttaaaaaaaagagagaaaaaaagtgaaattataatgaagagagagaattttctaaaaaatgtgaaaattgtaGTGACAAATAAAAGGTAATAATATAggtctaaaatttgaaatttgaaaaaaacataaaagatgATTCACATGAAAAACCTTAGGCCCGATTTGgcaaaaatcttattttttatttttgaaattatggtTATTTTCTTTcgataaatatttcatttatggttcttatctcttttttaaagaacactctaattacaaaaaatagagtttttgaaaacttccaccgtttttagttttcaaaaacttgatttgatttttaaaatagtggTAAAGAGGtgattagaaaatataaaaaattttggatacaaaaaagtttaattttcaagcatGAAAACTGTGAAAAAACAAATCtcaatttcaagtttaaaaaatcCAACCAAATTGAACCAAACCCAATTTGATTCGATTGTTAAATGTTTATTAGCCATGGACAGTCCCCTTCACTGAATCAATGCCAATGAAATTCCATTCAATTTGTCTTTtaacaaatgaaattgaaccaaacaaacaacatGCAGGATGTGAAAATTCATCAAACTTATccaaccaaaaaataaaacaaagtttaattttcaagtatgaaaattgtaaaaagagGGCGATCACCAATGCAAAagcaaatttcaattttgtatttaaaaaattcaagcaGATTGAACCAAACCCGATTTGGTTTGGCAGTTAAATGTCTATTAGCAACAAACTGTCCCTTTCAGTGAATAAATACCAATCAAATTCCATTCCATCTGTCTTTTACCAAATGAAATTGcaccaaacaaacaacatGCACAATGtaaaaattcatcaaacttATCcgatcaaaaaataaaataaaataataacctaaacaacaaaacaaaagagacAACATGCAAATTGAAAATCCACCAAACTTatccaaacaaaaactaaaaaaaaaaaaaagaaactcaaaactAATGCATAGAACGCaacgaaaaaataaaattaaaacaccGTATGTTTTGTTCCCAACCAACGCAACAATTCCatcaagtttcaaatttaaaacaaaaatattctaTAAAATCAAGTAAATTTTGGATTGTATAGCAAATGAATGGCAAGAAATGAATTgttgaatgaagaaaattaaacaaaaacggagatttaatttagaattaagGGTGTTatgaatgaaattataaaaattaaatataaagaaactATGAAGAAGGAACTTACTTAAGCAATAGAATGAAGGATTAAGACAGATTGAAGCGTTTGGGTATATGACTATTGTTGCATGAAACAGAAAAGGagaggatgaagaagatgaagatgaagaagatgaagaagatgaagatgaagaagatgaagatgatgaagatgatgaagatgcaTTTAAAATCCAACTCAATTTCTGCCTTAAAAAGGCAAGTTTTCCACCCCTACACACAAAAATTTaccttttctgttttttctttttaatttctttctctttttttcaaatgaaaaattggaatTGAGAGATATGTTTCGGAATTGTTTTTATCAGTAATATagggggaaaagaaaaagagcatCAATGGATTGGCCTCTCCATGCAGATACCATTTTTGATacattttgtcattttctgcCTCACTATTTCTTCTCTCCtctctttctatttctctttcaatttctctcaTCTCTTTATTTCTCCTAATCAGATATATGCAAACAATAACATAGTAAATAATCAAGCCAAagtataacatttttttaaccatagtttaaatactttttgtttatattaattatttcatttgagTGTCGTTTtgttgcctttttttttcatgtttcacaattttattttacgataaaaagaaaatgtgaattAAACTCTTAGGTTAATGTCACCAAcctataaaattgttaaaacaaaatacagTGAAAATTTACATGTTGACATAtcaatacaaatttaatactGTAGGTTCAATGTATTTGCAACTTTAACATCATTCTAAGTTGGATGTCTTTCACTCATATATTTGTTGACTTAAGAAAAGATGACAATGTTCAATAAATtggtacaaaaaaaaaaagagagactATCTTGGAAGAATGAAAACTTTTATAAAGATGGCCATTTTagataaaatacttttttactCTATAGACacattagtttttgaaattatactttatttcttcttctctttatttgcTTTTCTTGCTTGGTTCATAAATGAAGGTACAACTATGTGAGATCCATAGAGTCTAATTAAAAAGGTTCTATCTCGattaatcttcatttttaattaaacatctaGATATATAATTGGTTTGTTCGTATCTAAAGtaattctaaaattacttAACCCTAAATAAAATGTACGATATTTctagattttttcttttaggtatTTGTTTACATCATTCAACATAATTCTAGATAAACTTAGAGAGAACTAATATTTATACCGAAGCATTTTACTGGACATTTGTGGTTGTTggctttatattttttgtaagGCAGTTGGCTACTTTGTTGTCTTATGCAAAGTCTTAACATTAAGGTTTAACATCTAAAGATTTTCCCgcgaatatttttcttatttgaaattaggtggttttcttttctattcgAAATCTTTTTCAGTTTGGGATGACAACTGATCTTTTCCTTTTggatattattttctttaatagattttatttaaagcaAACTATGAAACCCTTTTAGGGTtaccaaatttattaattgaagaaGCCAAATGTAATTTCATGCAAGCTACAGTTGTACTTTCATGAGCATGAGTTTTTCTTCATATGactttaaagtttttattgtattttcttgtttctcacCGTGTTTAGTTATGTGTTCTTCTACTGTTGACCACAACATTTTGAAGATTATTCCGGTTTAGGGGAACCTAAACATTTGTCATCAAGAAGGGATTCTTGGTATATTATAAGGAGTCTAGAATTTGCACGAGAAGGGATTCTTTCTATCTTAGGGGGAGCCTaagatctttaaaaaaagGCAGTGTTGAATCACAATGAAATATATCTTCGTGAAAAAGAGTTTTATATTCACCCACAAGGAGTCGAAGTCAAGACACTAATATTGCCATGCTTAGGTGGAGCTTGAGTCTACTTTGAGAGGGAGTCTCGCATCTAGAGGGGACCTAGTTGTTCATTTAGTTAAGCTTTACGAGAGTTTATGTAGTGGTTATTACAAGTAATTACTACATTGAAATAGGCTTACCATTTGATATTAGTGGATTAAATTTTCTGGACACATTGTCTCCCAAACGTAGATGGTATATCACTAAAATAAGTTACCAAACTCTTGTGTCtcttcttttacttttgtgTGTACGTGTCTATGTATTTGCATTTAAGAAGCTTCTAGACTAGTTAGTGTTTTGCTATGCATTTTAACACTCTTCCTCAACACTAACTATTCTAGTTCTTTCGATCATCACAAATTGTGGTTGAAACTCTACATGCTTGGTGTTTGTTGGATGTGATGTGTATTCTCACTTCCCTTCGAACTCATGGTTACCTAAATGCACAATTAATTCTATGTGACAATTCATTGGTCATGATCACTGTATGCGAAGTACTCACTATGTACATCTTCATCGTATAACTATTGAGTCCTCGTTGAGTACAATTTTTCCTATTGCTTGCCCAAGTATAAGTGAAACAGTAGGTTTATGTGGATGATCCAGGGTTGACATATGGAATTGATTCAAGACATTAGTTCTAGGATTTACTTATCAACTAGTCGatgtaaaagaattaaagaataaataatatatagaaaaatattggaaATACACCTAGAGAATCTGTAAAGAGGTGGAAATGGATCCAAGATGAATATGTGGACTAACTTGTAtgtgaaaaaaagtgaagGAATGTCTATACATTCTAACATAATTAATCAACGTGATAGCCTTGATGCGATATAACTTACTCAACCAGcttatgattatttattaagTAATGTCAGTGCGAGTTCCCTTGTGATTTACTAGTTCACTTCTTATTAATCATGCATTAAGGCACTGTAACCATGGTAAAACAAATGTGAAAGCTTATGTAAAATCTATTTCTAAGTAATTAtgcatttttaatataaactaCGCGTTTTGATGTACTTTTTCCCTATTTTAGCCTCATTATTCTAACAAAAGagactataataacttgtatttctacaagttatcaataCTTAGATAGTGTTAGCCTTCTAGCACTATGTCTCAACATTTATGTCTTCTCAATGCGTCcacttcttttttcaaaaccttTCTCCATTGGATATTATGTGACTTCTTTTCTTCGTATGTCGTcgatttttcaaatattgctAAAATTGCATCCACATACCTAAAATTTGGTGTTCTCTTTCTAGTTTACCTCCATTGTTGCGGTGTTGTTATCATGTATTGCACTATGTCGAGGACTTTGTTTCACTAGTTGTTCTCCTGCGTCTTcgtcattttcttcttttcttttttttttttaatatttcttctATTGGATCCTATAGCACTTAACTTTTCTTTGGATTCCTCTTAAAAAAACCTATCATCCTAAGGTGTTTTTCTTTCGTCTGGTTATGATGCCTTTCATGATGATGTTTCATCAACTGTAACGTCTCTTGATGTATAGCATTTTTCACCACTAGAATCAATACAGTATGTCTTTAGGAGCTTTTGCTTACCTACATAAGTGTTTTATGCTAATAGGACATAGATGGAATCCATCCTTCGTCGTTCCATCAACAACTTGCTAGTGACATCAAAATCTTAACACCTTAACACCATCAGGTCTAAACACCACGACGTTGTTTACTGATATCAATTATTAAGATACTGACACCAAATTCTTCAGCATTCTAGACacaaaatatgttttccaCCTACTTAATTGATTTAAACTAGAATAAGGAATGATCATAGTTTTGCCAACGTGGGTTGTTGGCAACTTCCAGTTGTTTGCCATTACAATAACTTAGTTTCCTTTGTACTCCCATATATTTTGCAACTTCTTCTTATCTCCTGTCACATGATTAGAGCAACCTGAATGAATAAGCCAATCATTTTCATAGTTTATCTTTTTCGCATGGAGAGCCAACACTCGTTCTCCACTACACTAGATCTTGACTAAGGTTTGGGATATGCTCTTTGAAAGCATGCATTTACATCCaattcttctttattaatgCACTCAACCAAGAAGTAATTGCGTTGCTTTCTACcatcttttcctttcctaCGACATTCTTTGGCATAGTGACCTATCTGTCCACCATTGTAATTTTTACCCTTTTTCTATTGTCATGTTGTCAATCATTTTTACTAGCTAGCTCCCCTACTTGAAgtttcttcatctcttttctatctttgctttcttttgatatttcgaatgaccttttcttttgtcattaaAGAGCGCTTCTTTATTACTTCTCTTTATTCTGACCTCTAACATTTGCTTAGCCAATGCTTCTTTAACTGACAAGCATATTTTCTAAGACAATCAAAGAAGATTGGACTACCCAACCTTAAATAGCAACAACAAAACTTCTACATATTAAAGTTTAAGACCATGGATAATAATTActcaattttattatgaaatagcgaaaataaaatataacttagAGACTTCACGCCATAAAGTTTTTACATTGTATTGGTTGATAGTAATCTCCCTTTGAGAAATTAACAAGTGCATATTCTCTAGAAACTACAATTTCACATCATTTTCCTTTGAGAAATGTGAGGCGAACATGTTTCATGATTTCTTTGGCGTTTTCATAATAGGAAGTGCTTCAACATTTCTTCATCAATTGTGGTTTTAATTGTAAACAATATGACCTTACTTGACTTGATATCCCATTTCTTCACAGCAGTAACATCTTTAGGTGGGTTGCGTTAATTGCTTCCTACAACTTTCCACAAGTCTTGGCCTTAGAGATATGATTTTATGCATTTGAACCGTGTGTTTGTAAATTCTGAGTgttgaacttttttattcctccaaaaatttgaaagtccCTCATCATCGTGTGGAGGTTGATTATCAATGCACTTTACGAGTAGCTTTTTCTTAGACAATTATAATAAGCTTCACAGCCCCAAACTGTATTCAATCTTTAAAAGCTCTAACACGGCTAGTTAAGTTAACTTGGTTCTGATACCACTTGTTGAGGAAATTGgcacaaaagaaagagagacaATCTCTTTgaagaaagattaaaaactCTTACAAATATGAACACTTTTGGAGATAATACTCTTTTACTCTTAAGACACTCACTCACGTTCCACttaaaatttctctttaactcttttactttctatctctctttgaatatttattttcttacttgGTTAGCATGGGAAGGTACAAccaatatttataagtatGAGATCCTTGAAACCGAAGCAAAAAGAACCTCTCTAGATTGACCTTAACTCCTAAATGTCTaggtattttttgtttgttcttgt of the Cucumis sativus cultivar 9930 chromosome 3, Cucumber_9930_V3, whole genome shotgun sequence genome contains:
- the LOC101218190 gene encoding probable 1-deoxy-D-xylulose-5-phosphate synthase 2, chloroplastic; the protein is MAVAQLLIKPTQTFSPFLETPRLKIRNPKQFCLRASSNSPNGEGKNLPDKEKDGLKIDYSGEKPATPLLDTVNFPIHMKNLSMQDLEKLAAELRAEIVFSVSKTGGHLSASLGVVELAVALHHVFNTPDDKIIWDVGHQAYPHKILTGRRSRMHTLRQTSGLAGFPKRDESIHDAFGAGHSSTSISAGLGMAVGRDLLGKKNSVISVIGDGAMTAGQAYEAMNNAGYLDTNMIVILNDNKQVSLPTATLDGPATPVGALSSALTKLQASTQFRKLREAAKTITKQIGKQTHGVAAKVDEYARGMISGSGSTFFEELGLYYIGPVDGHNVGDLVTILEKVKSMPAPGPVLIHILTEKGKGYPPAEAAADKMHGVVKFDPKTGKQFKTKSPTLSYTQYFAESLIKEAELDDKIVAIHAAMGGGTGLNYFQKKFPQRCFDVGIAEQHAVTFAAGLATEGIKPFCAIYSSFLQRGFDQVVHDVDLQKLPVRFAMDRAGLVGADGPTHCGAFDITYMACLPNMIVMAPADEAELIHMVATAAEIDDRPSCFRFPRGNGIGVVVPPNFKGTPIEIGKGRIVMEGTRVAILGYGSIVQQCVEASELLKTRGITPTVADARFCKPLDTQLIRQLAKEHEILITVEEGSIGGFGSHVSYFLSVTGILDQHHLKLRSMVLPDRYIDHGSPGDQMEEAGLSSEHIAATVLTLMGRSKEALSFQVSATKKSSF